The DNA segment GGTTCGCGAGCTCCCGCTCCCGCTCCCGCGCGGCGAAGGCCTCCTCGAGGCGCTCGAGCGCAGCATCCACGTGCCGGGCGGAGTACCCCTTGCCGCGCCGGACGCGGAAGGCGGTGTGGCGGATGTCATCGCTCGACATCCCGGCATCGGCTGCCGTCGCGGCGAAGGCCTCGCGGGCCCGGTCGAGGAACGCGTCGACCTCGGCCTGGTCGTAGCCGGGCTTTCCGGAGCGGGCGAGCGGGAAGGTCGAGGTCACAGCCCCATTCTGCCGCAGTCGCGCGCGCGCGTGCACGGTCAGCCGAGGAGGCTGAAGATCACGTACGCGGCGATCGTCGCCGGCAGCATCGAATCGAGGCGGTCGAGGAAGCCGCCGTGCCCGGGCAGCCAGGTCGAGATGTCCTTGATGCCGAGGTCGCGCTTGATGAGCGACTCGGTCAGGTCGCCGAGGGTCGCCACCCCGACCAGGGTCAGCGCCAGCACGAGCCCCACCCACCACTCGGCACCGATCATCAGCACCGCGAGCAGGATGCCCGCGATGGTCGCGGCGACGACCGAGCCGGCGAAGCCCTCCCAGGTCTTCTTGGGGCTGATGCGCGGCGCCATCGGGTGCTTGCCGAAGAGGATGCCCGAGGCGTACGCGCCGGTATCGATCGCGATGACGACGATGAGGTAGGCGAGCACCCACCACTGCCCGCCGTCGCGGGCGGTCATGACGACGGCGAACCCGGCCAGCAGCGGCACGTAGCTGAGCACGAAGATGCCGGCCGCGAGGTCGGTGCGCAGCGAGACGCTCGGCTGCCGCATCGCGGGCCGCACGGTCTCGACGATGCGCCACAGGCTGACGATGCCGACCGCCGCGAGGTACGCCCACCAGAGGCCCGCGGCGCCGCCGTAGAAGGCGGCCGGCACCATGCCGAGCGAGACGGCCACGAGCGGAACGCGCGGGATGTCGCGGCCGGCGAAGCGCAGGGCGCTGGCGAGCTCGTAGACGGTGAAGGCGACGAGGGCCCCCGCGAACAGCATGAACAGCTCTTTGACCACGATGAGGCTGAACAGCAGCGAGAAGCCCAGCACGAGGCCGAAGAAGATCGCCTTCGTCAGGTTGCGGCCGGCACGCGCCTCGATGCGCGCGTCGATCTCGCGGGCCTTCGCCTCGAGATCGTGCACCTTGGTCTCGATGTCGTGGATGGCGGCCTCGACCTCGTCGCGCGCCGACGCCGCGCGTCCGCGACGCGGGCGCTCAGGAGAGTTCTCGGTGTCGGCCATCTAGACCTCGAGCAGCTCGGCTTCCTTCTTCTTGAACGCCTCGTCGGCCGCGTCGGTGGCGCGCTTGGTGATCGCCTCGAGCTCCTTTTCGGCGCGGGCGACCTCGTCATCGCCGACCTCGCTCTTGAGGGCGTCGAGGTCGTCCTTGGCCTTGCGACGCACGTTGCGGATGGCGACCTTGCAGTCCTCTGCCTTCTGCTTGACGATCTTCACGTACTCCTTGCGACGGTCCTCCGTCAGCTCGGGCATCGTGACGCGGATGATCTCGCCGTCGTTGCTCGGGTTCGCGCCGAGGTTCGGGAAGTTCACGATCGCCTTCTCGATCTCCTTGAGGGCGCTCTTGTCGTAGGGCGTGATGATGATGGTGCGCGCCTCGGGGTTCTGCAGGCTCGCGAGCTGCGCAAGCGGCGTGGGCGTGCCGTAGTACTCCACCATGATCTTCTGGAACAGCTGCGGGTTGGCACGACCGGTGCGAACCGTCGCGAAGTCCTCCTTCGCGACCTCGACGGCCTTCGTCATCTTCTCGGTGGCCTCGGCCAGAACGTCGGCGATCATGTGCTGCTCCTTCAGTGGGTCGAGCCCGAGTCTAGTGCGGACGGCTCGGGGGTGCGCGCCGGTCGGCGCGCACCCCCGAGAGGTGTCCGGCTGGGCGTCAGCGCCGCGCGAAGCGGCGCCGGGCCACCAGCAGCAGGGCGCCCGCGCCGAGGAATGCGGCGGCGACTCCCAGCACGGCCGGAGCCACGTCGCTCGGCCCGGTCGCGGCGAGTCCGACCTCGACGTCGAAGGCCACCTCGAGCGGGTAGAAGTTGTCGCCATCGGTGTAGTAGAAGAGCAGGCGGACCTCACCCCCCGTCGTCGGGCTGCCGGTCATCCGCAGCTGCGGCTCATCGTTGTCGACGTCGTCGGCCACCAGGGAGAACGAGAGACCCGCCGGAGCGTCGAGCACGACGAAGGTGAGTCCGTCCTCGGGGTCGGCGATCGCCCCACCGTAGAGGTAGTCCCAGTTCGACTCGAGGTCGGCCGACTCGATGATGTCGAGGCGCTGGTCGGTCGCACCGCTCACGAGGGCGGGGGTCTCGACGGTCAGGCAGTCCTCGGCGTAGAACGAGCCGAGAGCGTCACCGAAGTCGGCCGCGAGCGTGGGCAGGGCCGCCTGGGCAGCCGCGAGCGCCGCGTCGAAC comes from the Microcella frigidaquae genome and includes:
- a CDS encoding phosphatidate cytidylyltransferase gives rise to the protein MADTENSPERPRRGRAASARDEVEAAIHDIETKVHDLEAKAREIDARIEARAGRNLTKAIFFGLVLGFSLLFSLIVVKELFMLFAGALVAFTVYELASALRFAGRDIPRVPLVAVSLGMVPAAFYGGAAGLWWAYLAAVGIVSLWRIVETVRPAMRQPSVSLRTDLAAGIFVLSYVPLLAGFAVVMTARDGGQWWVLAYLIVVIAIDTGAYASGILFGKHPMAPRISPKKTWEGFAGSVVAATIAGILLAVLMIGAEWWVGLVLALTLVGVATLGDLTESLIKRDLGIKDISTWLPGHGGFLDRLDSMLPATIAAYVIFSLLG
- the frr gene encoding ribosome recycling factor, whose translation is MIADVLAEATEKMTKAVEVAKEDFATVRTGRANPQLFQKIMVEYYGTPTPLAQLASLQNPEARTIIITPYDKSALKEIEKAIVNFPNLGANPSNDGEIIRVTMPELTEDRRKEYVKIVKQKAEDCKVAIRNVRRKAKDDLDALKSEVGDDEVARAEKELEAITKRATDAADEAFKKKEAELLEV